A single genomic interval of Trinickia acidisoli harbors:
- a CDS encoding efflux RND transporter permease subunit: MNVSRPFIERPIATALLMVAVLLAGLLGYHLLPVSALPEVDYPTIQVYTQYPGAAPDVVSSSITAPLEVQLGEMAGLKTMNSTSSNGVSLITLEFDLSESLDVAEQEVQAAINASASYLPANLPYPPVYSKVNPADAPVLTLSLTSDTLPLTKIEDLADTRLAQKISQISGVGLVTISGGQRPAVRIETNTGALNALGMSLDDVRTALADANVNQAKGNLDGPFQSYSIGANDQLQSADDYTDLVIAYKNGAPIRLSQVAKAVNGAEDLRQAAWTNDKPSIVLNIQRQPGANVIDVVDRVQKLLPQLRASLPGTLKVDVLTDRTQTIRASVKDVEYELAVAVALVVMVIFIFLRKIAATVIPAVTVPLSLIGTLAIAYALGFSLNNLTLMSLTVATGFVVDDAIVMIENISRYLEMGLTPLEASLKGAKQIGFTIISLSVSLIAVMIPLLFMGDVVGRLFREFALTLAIAIVISAFVSLTLTPMMCSRMFKPHDEHASEQHRADFFDRINAQYVKALGWVLEHRVATLVSLAVTAGLTFAILYAMPKGFFPEQDTGLLEGISQAAPGISFPHMVQKQEQLVRQVLKDPAVASLSSFIGINQTSPSLNQGTILINLKDVGDRDRAAEVIRRLSDSTASESGMRLFLHPVQDLTLDDTVSTTSYRIGLQSTDSATLDLWAGKLIAALRQDPAFADVQSQSLQKGNQIELTFDRASASRLGVTPQAIDDVLYDAFGQRQVSTIYTQLNQYHVVLTADSTSSDPAHLLDNLYVDTSSGGVAPLATMARVKIVPMPVMIDRQGQFPYADVSFNLGSGYSLGTALSHLTDVEQRIGLPASVQASLEGSAATFQSSLSNEAFLVAAAIIVVYLMLGILYESFIHPVTILSTLPSAALGALGALVLTGTQFDIIGLIGIVLLIGIVMKNAIMMIDFALDLERNEGLSAIDAIRRAAELRFRPILMTTMASLFGAVPLAFGTGMGAELRQPLGIAIIGGLAVSQLLTLFSTPVMYLALHRIESTSRPRVEPRSDAQ; encoded by the coding sequence ATGAACGTCTCCCGTCCTTTCATCGAACGGCCGATCGCGACGGCGCTGCTGATGGTGGCAGTGCTGCTCGCGGGCCTGCTCGGCTATCACCTGCTGCCCGTCTCGGCGCTGCCCGAAGTCGACTATCCGACGATCCAGGTCTACACGCAGTACCCGGGTGCCGCGCCCGATGTCGTCAGTTCGTCGATCACCGCGCCGCTAGAAGTGCAGCTCGGCGAAATGGCCGGCCTCAAGACGATGAACTCGACCAGCTCGAACGGCGTCTCGCTGATCACGCTCGAGTTCGATCTATCGGAATCGCTCGATGTGGCCGAGCAGGAAGTGCAGGCAGCGATCAACGCATCGGCAAGCTACTTGCCCGCCAACCTGCCCTACCCGCCTGTCTACAGCAAGGTGAACCCGGCCGATGCGCCCGTGCTGACCTTGTCGCTGACCTCCGACACGCTGCCGCTCACGAAGATCGAGGACCTCGCCGATACGCGTCTCGCGCAGAAGATCTCGCAGATTTCCGGCGTGGGCCTCGTGACGATCAGCGGCGGGCAGCGCCCCGCCGTGCGCATCGAGACGAACACGGGCGCGTTGAACGCGCTCGGAATGTCGCTCGACGATGTGCGCACGGCGCTCGCGGATGCCAACGTCAACCAGGCGAAAGGCAATCTCGATGGTCCGTTCCAGTCGTACTCGATCGGCGCGAACGACCAGCTACAGTCGGCCGACGACTATACCGATCTCGTGATCGCCTACAAGAACGGCGCGCCGATCCGGCTCTCGCAGGTCGCGAAGGCCGTCAATGGCGCCGAAGACTTGCGGCAGGCCGCTTGGACCAACGACAAGCCGTCGATCGTTCTCAACATACAGCGTCAACCGGGTGCGAACGTCATCGACGTCGTCGATCGCGTACAGAAGCTGCTGCCGCAACTGCGCGCGAGCCTGCCGGGTACGCTGAAGGTCGACGTGCTGACCGACCGCACGCAAACGATCCGCGCCTCGGTGAAAGACGTCGAATACGAGCTGGCCGTCGCGGTCGCGCTCGTCGTCATGGTCATCTTCATCTTTCTGCGCAAGATCGCCGCCACCGTCATTCCGGCCGTAACGGTCCCGCTTTCGTTGATCGGCACGCTCGCGATTGCCTATGCGCTCGGGTTCTCGCTGAACAATCTCACGCTGATGTCGCTGACGGTGGCCACCGGCTTCGTCGTCGACGATGCGATCGTGATGATCGAGAACATCTCGCGCTACCTCGAAATGGGTTTGACGCCGCTCGAGGCGTCGCTCAAGGGGGCGAAGCAGATCGGCTTCACGATTATCTCGCTGTCGGTTTCGTTGATCGCCGTGATGATTCCGCTGCTCTTCATGGGCGACGTGGTCGGGCGGCTCTTCCGCGAGTTTGCGCTGACGCTCGCGATTGCGATCGTGATCTCCGCGTTCGTTTCGCTGACGCTCACGCCGATGATGTGCTCGCGCATGTTCAAGCCGCATGACGAACATGCGAGCGAGCAGCACCGCGCCGACTTCTTCGATCGCATCAACGCGCAGTACGTGAAGGCGCTCGGGTGGGTGCTCGAGCATCGTGTGGCCACGCTCGTCTCGCTCGCGGTGACGGCCGGGCTGACGTTCGCGATCCTCTATGCAATGCCGAAGGGCTTTTTCCCCGAGCAGGACACGGGGCTCCTCGAAGGAATCTCGCAGGCGGCGCCCGGCATCTCGTTCCCGCACATGGTCCAGAAGCAAGAGCAACTGGTTCGTCAGGTCCTCAAGGACCCGGCCGTCGCGAGTTTGTCGTCGTTCATCGGTATCAATCAGACGAGCCCGTCGCTGAACCAGGGCACGATTCTGATCAACCTCAAGGACGTGGGCGACCGCGACCGAGCAGCCGAGGTGATCCGGCGCTTGTCGGATTCGACGGCGAGCGAGTCGGGTATGCGTTTGTTCCTCCATCCGGTGCAGGACTTGACGCTCGATGACACCGTGTCGACGACGAGCTATCGGATCGGCTTGCAGTCGACCGATTCAGCCACGCTCGATCTCTGGGCCGGCAAGCTGATTGCCGCGCTGCGCCAAGATCCGGCGTTCGCCGACGTGCAGAGCCAGTCGCTTCAGAAGGGCAATCAGATCGAGCTGACGTTCGACCGCGCGAGCGCCTCGCGGCTCGGCGTTACGCCGCAGGCGATCGACGACGTGCTCTACGACGCGTTCGGTCAGCGCCAGGTCTCGACGATCTACACGCAGCTCAACCAGTACCATGTCGTGCTGACCGCGGACAGCACGTCGAGCGACCCGGCCCATCTGCTCGACAACCTCTACGTCGATACATCGTCGGGCGGCGTTGCGCCGCTCGCGACCATGGCGCGCGTGAAGATCGTGCCGATGCCCGTGATGATCGATCGCCAGGGCCAGTTTCCCTATGCCGACGTTTCGTTCAACCTCGGGTCCGGCTACTCGCTTGGCACGGCGCTTTCGCATCTGACCGACGTCGAGCAGCGCATCGGCCTACCGGCCTCGGTACAGGCTTCGCTCGAAGGCTCGGCGGCGACGTTCCAGTCCTCGCTCTCGAACGAAGCGTTTCTCGTGGCGGCGGCGATCATCGTCGTCTATCTGATGCTCGGCATTCTTTACGAGAGCTTCATCCATCCGGTGACGATCCTCTCGACGCTGCCCTCGGCCGCGCTCGGTGCGCTCGGCGCACTCGTGTTGACGGGCACGCAGTTCGACATCATCGGCCTGATCGGCATCGTGCTGTTGATCGGTATCGTCATGAAGAACGCGATCATGATGATCGACTTCGCGCTCGATCTCGAGCGCAACGAAGGACTCTCGGCGATCGATGCGATCCGCCGCGCGGCCGAGCTACGGTTCCGGCCGATTCTGATGACGACGATGGCCTCGCTCTTCGGCGCGGTGCCGCTCGCGTTCGGCACGGGCATGGGGGCCGAGCTGCGTCAGCCGCTCGGTATCGCGATCATCGGCGGGCTCGCAGTGAGCCAGTTGTTGACGCTGTTCTCGACACCCGTGATGTACCTTGCGCTGCATCGCATCGAAAGCACCTCACGCCCACGCGTCGAGCCGCGGAGCGACGCGCAATGA
- a CDS encoding efflux RND transporter periplasmic adaptor subunit has translation MKRTHFGWPVLATAGLLACVAVWATATHFAHGADKPTAAPRGTPVTAVAVKLADVPVYIDALGTVTPVRTVTLITQVNGILDSVDFKEGQSVHKGQVIAHIDSRQLEAELQQAQGTLEHDKATLTNDRLNLKRYQQLIKVGSITQQTLDTQTATVAQDEGTVQADAGNVKNLQVQVGYCTITSPVDGVIGLRLVDPGNYVSTTSTTGMAVITQLEPATVIYAVPEDYLGRIHTAMGRGPVKVLAYDRDKRTLLATGTLLALDNQVDTTTGTVKVRAVFPHVGDALFPNQFVNARMQADLLSQVPVIPTAAIQHGTNGDFVFVVGPGNKAQLRNIKEGPVTGNDTAVLGNGVKAGEQVVTDGADKLDNGSLVRVVSH, from the coding sequence ATGAAACGAACACATTTCGGCTGGCCGGTGCTGGCCACCGCGGGGCTGCTAGCATGCGTCGCCGTGTGGGCGACGGCAACCCATTTCGCGCACGGTGCCGACAAGCCCACGGCAGCGCCGCGCGGCACCCCGGTCACCGCCGTCGCGGTCAAGCTCGCGGACGTGCCTGTTTACATCGATGCGCTCGGCACGGTGACGCCGGTTCGCACCGTCACGCTCATCACGCAGGTCAACGGCATTCTCGACTCGGTCGATTTCAAGGAAGGCCAGAGCGTTCATAAGGGGCAGGTCATCGCCCATATCGATTCGCGCCAGCTCGAAGCCGAACTGCAGCAGGCCCAGGGTACGCTCGAGCACGACAAGGCCACGCTCACGAACGATCGCTTGAACCTCAAGCGCTATCAGCAGTTGATCAAGGTCGGCTCGATTACCCAGCAGACACTCGACACGCAGACGGCCACCGTGGCGCAGGATGAAGGCACCGTGCAGGCCGACGCGGGCAACGTGAAGAACCTGCAAGTGCAGGTCGGCTACTGCACGATCACTTCGCCCGTCGATGGCGTGATCGGCTTGCGGCTCGTCGATCCGGGCAACTACGTGAGCACGACGAGCACGACCGGCATGGCCGTCATCACGCAACTCGAGCCCGCGACGGTCATCTACGCCGTGCCCGAGGACTATCTAGGTCGTATTCATACGGCGATGGGGCGCGGCCCCGTCAAGGTGCTCGCCTACGATCGCGACAAGCGCACGCTGCTCGCGACGGGCACGCTGCTCGCGCTCGACAATCAGGTCGACACGACGACGGGCACGGTCAAGGTGCGTGCCGTATTCCCGCATGTCGGCGATGCGCTCTTCCCTAACCAGTTCGTCAACGCGCGCATGCAGGCGGACCTGCTCAGTCAGGTGCCCGTGATCCCAACCGCGGCGATCCAGCATGGCACCAACGGCGATTTCGTCTTCGTCGTGGGGCCCGGCAACAAGGCGCAACTGCGCAACATCAAAGAAGGGCCCGTCACCGGCAACGACACAGCCGTGCTCGGCAATGGCGTGAAGGCCGGCGAGCAGGTCGTGACCGATGGCGCCGACAAGCTCGATAACGGCTCGCTCGTGCGCGTCGTTTCGCACTGA
- a CDS encoding sensor histidine kinase — MLRSLRGRLIVLLALLVCAALASGMLMVGLFHQSAAAQLAQAATENSRACDAIASAYRQYSVTHPRLVDTTNYTALSEQLNTMLERSLRERPTVQGGIWRDTTGSLAYAFPTYVGAVKRTTPPDGELPRIRAINAAAVGGDHTVSQHYGSQSQTLLLAACPLPGPIPNLTAWTMRWTLNFPSRSYHQLMAGLGVLLATVLAAAVLLTHLTMTWSRHVSQIEAALNTHDLAELPVLPATRERELDRIVLALNEAGGRLSAARRRADTLARQMATAERLAAIGRVAAGVAHEIRNPIAAMRLKAESAVAAGPERQPQALQVILGQIERLDALVRRLLSITEHDEPQRERVRIGPFLDASIAQHVDLAGAKRLTIRHSGDLDEARFDPNQVQRALDNLVLNAIEAAPPGTAIEISARHTAEAAVFSVLDQGAGPPAQILDHLFEPFVTGRPDGTGLGLSIVREVAEAHGGFAQLVPTPQGTLFEIVLPWPKS; from the coding sequence ATGCTCCGATCCCTGCGCGGGCGCCTCATCGTGCTGCTCGCTTTGCTCGTCTGCGCGGCCCTCGCATCGGGAATGCTGATGGTCGGGCTGTTCCATCAGTCGGCCGCCGCCCAGCTTGCCCAGGCCGCCACCGAGAACAGTCGAGCCTGTGATGCGATCGCCTCCGCCTATCGCCAATACAGCGTCACGCACCCTCGGCTCGTCGATACGACCAACTACACGGCGCTCAGCGAACAGCTCAACACCATGCTGGAGCGCTCGCTGCGCGAACGTCCGACCGTCCAGGGCGGCATCTGGCGCGACACGACAGGCTCGCTCGCGTACGCCTTCCCGACCTACGTCGGCGCGGTCAAGCGCACGACGCCGCCCGACGGCGAACTGCCGAGAATCCGCGCGATCAATGCAGCCGCGGTAGGCGGCGATCATACGGTCAGCCAGCATTATGGGAGCCAGTCGCAGACCCTGCTGCTCGCCGCCTGTCCGCTGCCAGGCCCGATTCCCAATCTAACTGCCTGGACGATGAGGTGGACGTTGAACTTCCCGAGCCGCAGCTATCACCAATTGATGGCCGGGCTTGGCGTCCTGCTCGCAACCGTGCTCGCGGCCGCGGTGCTGCTTACCCATTTGACGATGACCTGGTCACGCCATGTATCGCAGATCGAAGCCGCACTCAATACACATGATCTGGCCGAGCTTCCCGTGCTGCCCGCAACGCGCGAGCGCGAACTCGACCGTATCGTGCTCGCGCTCAACGAAGCCGGCGGGCGCCTTTCGGCCGCGCGCCGCCGCGCCGATACGCTTGCGCGGCAGATGGCGACGGCCGAGCGACTCGCGGCGATCGGGCGCGTGGCGGCCGGCGTCGCGCATGAGATCCGCAATCCGATCGCCGCAATGAGACTCAAAGCCGAAAGTGCGGTCGCGGCCGGGCCCGAACGGCAACCGCAGGCGTTACAGGTGATCCTTGGGCAGATCGAACGACTCGATGCGCTCGTGCGGCGCTTACTCAGCATCACCGAGCATGATGAGCCGCAGCGCGAGCGCGTGCGCATCGGCCCGTTTCTCGATGCGAGCATCGCGCAGCACGTCGACCTTGCTGGCGCGAAGCGTCTGACGATTAGGCACAGCGGCGATCTCGACGAGGCGCGCTTCGATCCGAACCAGGTGCAGCGCGCGCTCGACAACCTCGTGCTCAATGCGATCGAGGCCGCGCCGCCTGGCACGGCGATCGAAATCTCGGCACGGCACACAGCCGAGGCCGCCGTCTTCTCCGTGCTCGATCAGGGTGCCGGGCCGCCGGCGCAGATCCTCGATCATCTGTTCGAGCCGTTCGTCACGGGGCGCCCGGACGGCACGGGGCTTGGCCTCTCGATCGTGCGCGAGGTGGCGGAGGCGCACGGCGGCTTTGCTCAACTCGTGCCGACGCCCCAAGGCACCCTCTTCGAAATCGTTCTGCCATGGCCCAAGTCCTGA
- a CDS encoding sigma-54-dependent transcriptional regulator, whose protein sequence is MAQVLIVDDDETMRDALAEVVRDLGHNACLAPNGAVALDLLDREAIDAVLLDLRMPGIDGLEVLRRMRERPVMPAVTVLTAHATASNTIEAMRLGAFDHLTKPIGRDDLARVIERMLSSVVGTQSPAASAEPETLVGSSDAMRTVQKTIGVLADSDATVLITGETGTGKEVVARAIHEHGRRHRGPYVAVNCAAIPDDLLESELFGHVRGAFTGATADRDGAFRQAEHGTLFLDEIGDMGIAMQAKILRALQERIVTPVGGRPIPVQVRVIAATHHDLTRAVREGTFREDLYYRLHVVPIHLPPLSARIADIVPLAEYFLARAGVRKRLSADAAARLIRHGWPGNVRELKNAMERVAVMVRGEYIHTTDLVFLEQDREPGEPIVDWPDEDLPSALARLEEMLIRRALKYSGNNRTDAARRLNINRQSLYVKLKRYGIESPDEDAGAAETDHSNGSNAAPPRRSGPGA, encoded by the coding sequence ATGGCCCAAGTCCTGATCGTCGACGACGACGAGACTATGCGCGATGCGCTCGCCGAGGTCGTCCGCGACCTCGGCCACAACGCTTGCCTTGCGCCGAACGGCGCGGTCGCGCTCGACCTGCTCGACCGCGAAGCGATCGATGCGGTGTTGCTCGACCTACGGATGCCGGGCATCGATGGGCTCGAAGTGCTCAGGCGCATGCGCGAGCGGCCCGTCATGCCGGCGGTAACGGTGTTGACCGCACACGCGACCGCATCGAACACGATCGAAGCGATGCGGCTCGGCGCGTTCGACCATTTGACGAAGCCGATCGGCCGCGACGACCTCGCTCGCGTCATCGAACGCATGCTCAGCAGCGTGGTGGGGACGCAATCGCCCGCGGCGAGCGCCGAGCCCGAGACGCTGGTTGGTTCGAGCGATGCGATGCGCACGGTGCAAAAGACGATCGGCGTGCTCGCCGACAGCGACGCGACGGTGCTGATCACGGGCGAGACCGGCACAGGCAAGGAAGTCGTGGCGCGCGCGATCCACGAGCACGGCCGGCGCCATCGCGGCCCGTACGTCGCGGTCAATTGCGCGGCGATTCCGGACGATCTGCTCGAAAGCGAGCTATTCGGCCACGTGCGCGGTGCATTCACGGGGGCAACCGCCGATCGTGACGGCGCGTTCCGGCAGGCCGAGCATGGCACGTTGTTTCTCGATGAGATCGGCGACATGGGGATCGCGATGCAGGCCAAGATCCTACGCGCGCTGCAAGAACGAATCGTCACGCCGGTCGGCGGCAGGCCGATTCCGGTCCAGGTGCGTGTGATCGCCGCGACGCATCACGATTTGACGCGCGCCGTGCGCGAGGGCACGTTCCGCGAAGATCTCTACTATCGGCTGCACGTCGTGCCGATCCACCTGCCGCCGCTGTCGGCGCGTATTGCCGACATCGTCCCGCTCGCCGAGTATTTCTTGGCGCGCGCGGGGGTGCGTAAGCGCTTGTCCGCCGACGCCGCCGCGCGCCTGATCCGCCACGGCTGGCCCGGCAACGTACGCGAACTGAAGAACGCGATGGAGCGCGTCGCGGTAATGGTGCGCGGCGAGTACATCCATACGACCGACCTCGTCTTTCTCGAGCAGGATCGCGAACCCGGCGAGCCGATCGTCGATTGGCCCGACGAGGACTTGCCGTCGGCGCTCGCGCGGCTCGAGGAGATGCTGATACGGCGTGCGCTGAAATACAGCGGCAACAACCGGACCGATGCGGCGCGGCGGCTCAATATCAATCGGCAATCACTTTATGTGAAGCTCAAGCGATATGGGATCGAATCGCCGGACGAAGATGCCGGCGCGGCCGAGACGGATCATTCGAATGGCTCGAATGCTGCGCCGCCGCGGCGCAGTGGGCCGGGGGCGTAG